A genomic region of Rhipicephalus sanguineus isolate Rsan-2018 chromosome 1, BIME_Rsan_1.4, whole genome shotgun sequence contains the following coding sequences:
- the LOC119375544 gene encoding divergent protein kinase domain 1C, with translation MKALQYIFRPRRSAKTAKVLCGLILVGVLFFLAQLSYPGCTNTDIEAFLDNICDAYRKGEISGNLCAQFCAREISKIQCQTQHIGKDIVFTALWNLEPIVVKAKKRLISALEPVYWKDRSRNSHYPDNDTFIRMVNLQINYIFRRNFTWIESFYGKQFSIAEMNSIYALLQQTEYLFNLALQGLDVVPKIFGTCGHAYAVEFLSPLETRLSPERSDSSGFSFNDRAMIALRILKTVDVLENAMGEEIHQCDMKSSHFGVDAKGRIKMLDLDAFGLHSTVKENIANSGHCEADKDCDFFDCAGRCNAQGQCDPAVLNNNLQRICKNIFLGNLFGRYTGLLRSPPSGIATELYSLLNECGATSRAPLPRSHSRVIKEKFVKLLHSVLIP, from the exons ATGAAGGCATTGCAGTACATATTTAGACCACGACGATCGGCAAAAACTGCAAAAGTACTTTGCGGCTTGATATTGGTTGGTGTGCTGTTTTTTCTAGCTCAACTATCTTATCCGGGATGTACAAACACCGATATAGAAGCCTTCTTGGACAATATC TGCGACGCCTACAGAAAAGGGGAAATATCCGGCAACCTTTGCGCCCAGTTCTGTGCGCGAGAGATATCAAAGATCCAATGTCAGACACAGCACATCGGCAAAGACATTGTTTTCACTGCGCTGTGGAACTTGGAACCTATTGTCGTAAAGGCTAAGAAACGGCTGATTAGCGCTTTAGAACCTGTCTACTGGAAGGACAGAAGTAGAAACAGTCACTATCCAGACAATGACACTTTCATCCGTATGGTTAACCTGCAGATCAACTATATCTTTAGGCGCAACTTCACGTGGATCGAGTCATTTTACGGCAAGCAGTTTAGCATTGCTGAAATGAACAGTATTTACGCTCTGCTGCAGCAAACAGAGTACCTGTTTAACTTGGCTCTTCAGGGCCTGGATGTGGTCCCAAAAATATTTGGGACATGCGGTCATGCGTATGCTGTAGAGTTCTTGTCGCCATTGGAAACGCGTTTGTCGCCAGAGCGTAGTGATAGCTCTGGTTTTAGCTTTAATGATCGTGCCATGATAGCGCTACGTATATTAAAGACTGTGGATGTGCTGGAGAATGCGATGGGAGAAGAAATTCATCAGTGCGATATGAAGTCCAGCCATTTTGGTGTTGACGCAAAAGGTCGCATCAAGATGCTCGACTTGGATGCTTTCGGGCTACATTCAACTGTGAAAGAAAACATTGCCAATTCAGGACACTGTGAAGCTGACAAGGACTGTGATTTCTTCGATTGTGCTGGCCGCTGTAATGCACAGGGTCAGTGTGACCCTGCTGTGCTCAATAACAACCTACAG CGAATTTGCAAGAACATCTTTCTGGGAAATCTCTTTGGTCGGTATACAGGCCTCCTCAGAAGCCCACCTTCAGGGATTGCTACAGAACTATACTCATTGCTGAATGAATGTGGTGCCACATCTAGAGCACCACTGCCAAGAAGCCATAGCAGAGTGATAAAAGAAAAATTTGTGAAGCTACTTCATTCTGTTTTGATACCCTAA